Genomic window (Vigna unguiculata cultivar IT97K-499-35 chromosome 10, ASM411807v1, whole genome shotgun sequence):
ACAGCTATAACTTTTGGTCTAGTAATAAGCGTTCGATTctaataaatttcttaaataataaataaatacactatAATATTGGTTGAAACATATGATAAGGTGACCTAGCTAGGTTCCTTAATCAAGTAATACACATTATTAATTGTTGAAATCATAATTAAACCCTTGGCTGAGAAATATGAACTCAATCTTGTTCTCCTATGAGAATGTTCATTTTACAGAGAAGGGTATGTGAAGTGAAGAAGTTTTGTTTGATGATGGAGTTGTATTGTAAGAATATTGTTGTTATTGTAATGAGGTTCTTAGATTGTGTAGTTTTGTTTGTTAAAGTGAATTATTGGTGTAGGGAATAAATAAAGCATCTGACATTGATCTCACTACTATTATGCCCTACCTCTACTCCAACCCTAGCTACCCCAAAAACAATCCCAAGGTGCAACCCCAAATTAAGGAAATAACTCTGAGCAACCATTAATTTATAGCCTTAAAACACTGTCCACCAGCTTTTGCGTTCCACTTTATCATAAAAAGgaatactcaataaatcaaacaaaggaaagaaaaagtAACATATGCAAAGTTTCTCAACCTCAACTCTATAAAATACTGAGACCCCATAACTTTAAGTTTCTTCAACACCTAGTAACAAACCAAAACACAAACTCTAAGCTTTACCCAAACCCTTGTTTGGTTGCACATACAAGGAAATATCACAAACCTCAAACTCCAAAAGTATATGGGAAAAGGagattaaatatttcatttcctACTTCTTCATTTGCATCCCAACaattcaccatttttttttctcttcttcttcagcCAATGATGGCTGGAAACCCTAACTGGTGGACTACGCATCCACCATCATCTTTCATCCCAAACCAGTATCTTCTTGGATCTTCTTCAATACCCTTCAATTCTTCCACACAAAACCCTGATCAACCCCCTCACTCATTGAGCCAACTTCTTTTGTAagcactttttcttttcaaatatttcaaacaaatatttcaaaccATACCTGTGAACTTTGACATCTCAGTTATATCGACTCCGATGTTGTTTCAGAGGAACTGTTTAATCTTCTTCTTTATGCTTGTTTTGCAGCACTGGTTTACCAGGAGAGGAGGAGAGAGTGGCATTCAGTCATTTTCAATCAAAAAAATTGGATGAATGGAATGAACACATGCTTAATCCATCTCCCATAAATCCTATGGTTGATGTAATAAAGCAAGAGGTTTCCCAAAGTGGTAGCTTCTTTCACCAGGGACATGATCAGGAATTTCAGGTTTCTGGAGCACCTTGGTCACACATGGTGCCAGTTTCTTCTTCTCCTAGGTCTAGTGTTGTTGCTAGCTTCAGTAGTAATAATTTATTGGATTTCACTTATAACAAGGAAGATCATAGGAAGAACCAACTACCACCAGATCACACATCCGAGGTAACTAACactcatcatcatcttcttcttcttcttcttcttcttcttattattattattattattattattattccttttttatatatactctTTCTGTCTACACTTTCACCTAATTTTCATTATACTAATTCAAACATGCATAGattatatatacacataaatttatttttcatggtTTTTCTCTTGTTCTCTTCTTCAAGTGTAATAATAATACCACAGCAACTGCTGGAGTTTACAAGAAGACTAAGAGTCAACCATCTTCAAGCCAACCACCTCTCAAGGTGATCTTTAACTACAAAAAGAAACAGATTTTACTGAGAAGTTGTTTGGTTTATGTGTTGTCTTTTTATGTTGTCTCTGTGATATATATTCTTTGTGCATGaaatttgaaagagaaaaaaaaaacatatgaattCATGAACTAACAGTATCTCTTAATCAGGTGAGAAAGGAGAAGCTAGGAGATAGAATAACAGCTCTTCACCAGCTAGTTTCCCCATTCGGAAAGGTAATAAACAGAACACTCCAATCACTACAAGAACACAATAATAAACTCATCGCTAAATACAAAAACTATGAACCGTAATTATTACAAGCGTCTTGTGTGTTTGGTTTTAGTGTTTAAGGAGAGAGACCCCATGAACAGTCCCTTTATGATATCTCTCCAGCACTGTTGTCTTCctcttcacttttttttcttccccATTTATCGTAATCTCATTTCTAACCTTAAAAGAGACACATGACCGGTGGTGTGGTTGtggggtgtgtgtgtgtttcaCTTTTGCAGACTGACACAGCTTCTGTCTTGTTAGAAGCCATTGGATACATAAGATTCCTTCAGGGTCAAATTGaggtgatgtttttttttttttttttcttctccctCATGTTTTTTTATACACTCTGCAAGCTATTAGTGATATAGAGCATGCATTTAAAGTGTCACCAATTTTAATGTTTCTCTCCATAAcattcttttgttgttttttttttttttccttctttgttGCAGGCACTGAGTTCTCCTTACTTGGGCAATGGATCAAAAAACATGAGGAATCCACAGTCTGTAAGTACCCACTTTCCAAAGTCTCTCTCTTTCTTGTTAACCCTAACAAACACATTTGAGTGGGACAAAAATACCTACTAAGGCATATAATTGAAGGGAAAGtttcctgtttttttttttttttctttattttctttttaagcaACAGGTACATGGAGAAAGAAATTCTGTATTTCCTGAGGACCCCGGTCAGGTATGCTTTATTGGATCCATCAATTCATTAGAATCAAATTAGGAGGGTCTTTGTAATTATTGCTTAATATTTAATCAGGGAAAAGCCACAAAAAAATAACAAGGTTTCTCAGCTTTTTATATCATCTTTTTAAAGCAAGTGAAAAGTATAATGCGACGCTGCATTTCCCATTTGAAGTCAAAAAGCTTGGAGAGAGAACTCAATTTCCTAATACTTTTTCTTCCCTCTTTTTATTTCCATCTTAGCTGTTGAATGACAATGGCCTGAAAAGAAAGGGAGCTCCAAACCAggtattctttctttttatgcAAACCTGTACCACGCTTATTAATTATCTCTTTCATTTACTCATTATTATCTTAGCCTCATCCTAATCATTATTCTCATTATCACAATTACCTGCATAATTATGCAGAACATGCATGCATGCTCAAGCCAAACTATTCATCAACTTAGATTCCAGTACTATTTTTCTACTATGTCTTCAAAATATACCGATGATGATAAATActgtgttttatgttttaaaatataataaaaagatatcGGTATATTTTGAAGATACAATAAAGAACAAACAGAAGAAGAAGTATAATGATgtgtttatgtatttattaatgattaatcagGATGGAAAAGATAAGGCAAAGGACTTGAGGAGTAGAGGGTTGTGCTTGGTTCCTGTGTCTTGTACCCAACATGTTGGAAATGAAAATGGAGCTGATTACTGGGCACCAGCATATGGAAGTGGATTTTAACACATAAACATGGCAACAACATGGAAGAAATTTCATTGTGGATGATATAACATCGTTAGCAGTCAATCTGTGATAATGAAAAAAGGCTGATTGCTCACGATGCTATATAGTATTCATGATTTACCAAATTGAAAAATCTTATCcattatattattactattatcatcATGTATTGTCCTTTCTAATCTAATTAGGTTAACTCAATAAGTTCAGTTATTAATAAGTGCTGTCAAAACATCAATTAATCTGTAATTTTTAGTTTTCCTAAACGTGCTTTTTCTGAGGTAGCAATTATTCCTGCTTTTTGTTATCAATAATCgttattcataaattaacatTCTGTCTATGTTTGTCTAAGATTAAACACCATACTTTCCTCTTCTTTGTCACATTCTTGTAGCTTTCTTGGGAGAGGACAGCAACGTACTCATGGCGATCTTAATCTTTTAACTCACGCTTATAAACTATGGTTTTACCATTTACATAATGAAGCCATAGAATTTagtgaaaataataatgaaatcaaGAAGAAGTCATAGAAAAGAGAATGGTTTAATTATGCTCACCTCTATTGAAACAAGATTTGTTTAATGATGATCATGAGAATTTATGGAACTAGTTAATTATAAGTTCATCGTGGAATAGATTAGAAAATAAGATCAATTTACATTGTTAGGTCTTTCGAGTGAAGATATAACATCAATGAAATATGAGTTCAACTTATACTTAAGGATTGACATCAgtcttaacccaaaaccttaaaacaatagATTTATGGGTCTTGGTCTATATGCTActcaattttctcatttttagtcAATGTGAAACTTAGACTCATGCTTAAATTTCCAATAATAACAATTGCAAATCTTcgattttataagattgaattaaaCTGAAAATCCAACTCTTAATTTAATATcagaattataaattaaaacttatcctaacaaaatataacaaaatatattgttaggTCTACATGTCTCGATGAAAGTAAGAAAATGTTCAGTATCATATAAACAAAGGATACAAATGTTATTGGTGATGACGTATTTTTGCTGATACAACTATTTATGCCCTAGAGATTCAAACAAAAGTGTTCAGTTTCCACTATAGTttgaaatgttatatatatatatatatagacgtGGTATATTATTGTTGAGACAAATCAGAAATAAGGACAAACACGCATGCATGCATTGAAGAGAAAAACCTGCACTGTCAACTGTGAAGCTTAAAACAGACGAAAATTAATATACACGCATATATGTGAGTGGCTCATGCATTGATCATaagcactttttttttttcaaaatgagtcACTGTTTTCGCTTCTACTGGAAGGAGTTTCTGATTTGAAACTACTATTCATGGAGAAGTGCTAATCACAgcaatgaaaatataataatattgggATGTTTTTGAAGTGTGAAAAAGGACTAAAACTTATAATGCAGTTAAAAAAAGAACAAGTGGATGTGTGAACAGTTTATGGCAGACATTCATGTGAATGGATATATATTGTTGGCTGACCCGAATGTGTATATATGGGGCCCATCTCAGCTCTCGGGTCATTCTTGGACCACCTTTTAGTTGAACTACTCAAGTGCCACCATGCCCCATTTCTCTCACGCTCCCTGCAAGTGCCTTCAACTCTCACTTTCATCATTCTTACGCTACTCATTGCATCATCTCACACAGTATAAGAGAACATCCATTTGGTTAAAAACAaccattttcaattttcaatgcAGAAATTTGTATCACAGAACTACTATATGTGTTACACAGACATAGATATATAGTtattcagtatgttgattttGGTATATATATCATTTACCGTTAAAAGGTAAGTTAGAAGTCGGATGAATATAACTGGTATATAAGTAGAAAGATCTATACACCTATTGACTTAAGACAACTTATTCGATAATTCATTGATGTCAAATCTCTCGACGTCTATCATGGTGAAAAAACTTGAAacttgtatcttttaaataattttagaatataaaaaatgaacaaaataaaaatcacttaaatattttatctcatATCGTTTAAGAGAAAGTTGTGAAAATTGAGttgttaaaagaattattttcttttatataattaatgagCAAACAAGAAGAGAAAAAGGTAGCTACTTTAGTGAATTTGTCTGGTGCAAATGTGAAGTTGGGATTTTTCGTTTTCATGCGACTTTTAAATTTCCACTTTGAAATGTAAAGCCAATAGGGTAATGACCGGTGAATACCTTTTATCCACTAACAagttatttatatgtatatagaaTGGTCATGctaatgataaataaagaattgGTTAAGTGATTAGTCCATTACGGAAATTTAATTATTGGACTATACATatgtatattgtttttttatgatgacGTAGTCCAATGGAAAGTTgtagattataatttttttaatatttgtgtaTGAATACTTAATTATATGTATGAGGAAAAGCAAAAGTTAAAAGTTTGAATGTGATTGTATCATTTGTTTCTAGCTAGCATTTTCCTCTTAATATGCTTTCCATTGTTAAAAACACAAAAGGGAGAGtgaaatatttcaataaatgaatttatgttAAACACATCCACACAAATATAATATGCAAAGCGTGtaaagttaattatatttaaacttagtaaataaacatatattaaataaggATAAGTGAGAATCATACAAATGAATGTTacataatagtaaaaaaaaaattatatgactTTGGAAATGGTTCAATATTAACAAGTGAATCTTGAAAATCAATATCTAATTCAAAATACTTAGACTTAGTGATACCAAAATCTTAAATTGGtgcattttattattgatttatgtGTCACTACCTTGTCCATTCAAGTCTATGGGATTTCTTATATATAACAATTGGCATTTTCAATAAGCACAAAGGAAATGAAAATGCAACTAGGGTTAGTGATTATGGTTCCCAGAtctataaaagtaattttatataatgtatgTGGAAACtgaaattatgataaaatgGGTGTGagagaaataataatttaaaaaagttttgatATCTAAGGAATTTGGAAagcagaaaataataaaacatattattacACGTGCATACATTATAGGTTATAATgagacaaaagaagaagaatgatatgggttaaattataaaaaaagaaagttagaaaagaaaagggtttaaataatttataaataatagagTAGTGCTTGGGTTGTGTTGCTTTGTGTTTGTCTTCATCACTATCCTTTGTGCTGCCATGCCAACCCTAGAAACAGATCAAGAGCTACCAACAACAATGGAATATTACAAACCAAATTCTCTTTTCAACACAAAATCATTCATTACATTCTTAGACTCTGGTTTTGTCTCTCTTGCTTTTTCAaactcttttttcatttttaaataattaattgttaatCATCTTGTGCtcacttaaaatataatatataaattaaaataaatctcatcttacaaaaagttatatttagATTTGTTATGTATGACCATGTTGAGAACAATAGAATAAGATTGATCTCTTAAATCACAATATGTAACATTTAAATGAGtataattttgtattgtatttaaaaattaaattagtccTAAATCTGATTTttatgagtaaaaaaaatatttaacaaaatcacaaattttgaaattaagtttttacaaaaaaagaaaaaataaacacctctgttaatatttttttcattatctaGTTTCAATTCTATTCAACCATTGAGGCCCAGGCCCAGGCCCAAAAGAAACACCCAAATTCACCTTTcgaatttacatattaaaattgaaaaacaaattttgaaattaagttttgacaaaaaaagaaaaaaaaacacctctgttaatattttttcattatctagtttcaattttattcaaccATTGAGGCCCAGGcccaaaagaaaaacaaattcatatattaaaattggaaaataaaaaattaaaaattaaacttttttgttGAGAGTGAGATTTGAATCTACGCCCTTTCGGACCAGAATCTTAATCTGGCGCCTTAGACCAACTCGGCCATCTCAACTTTttgttacttatttttataattatttaattattgagtATTAATAACCGTTCGATAAAGTAATGGAAAAATTCTATCAACGGATCTGAAATAGAGTAACAAGGAGTACTTGTAAGCGCATTGTACACGTGCATAGAAAACGAATTAAGTATGTTCTACatcaaaatttaaagttttcCACTTTATAGctaaattttatacttttatttcattcaaatttatttttaaaatttaaactctTACAAATAATTGTTTAGATAAGtaagatttaaattatttatcttaaatgttaatcattaattaatccctttttcttttattaaaaaacatttgttaattgttttataaaaaaagtaaatgataaaaacatataaatctttatttgattttttttcttaattttaatttttgaaataattatttatgaaaaaaacaccGATAAATTCCTGgcatttaaaataatcaaatgtttgaaatttatgtttatttgtgATTTAACAATAGTTTAATAAAAGAGTATGTTTACTTCTACATAGTGAGGTGAATGTTGTTTTGTTTCACTCTCTTATTTGTTTGTCTTGgaatagtaaaaaatataaagtttttaattaatataaaatcatgTTTCATCCAATATAAAACCATAAAtgatttgtattattttcattaaaaacgTATTAggtaataaaattgtaatttaatattGTCGTTTACAAGGATAAATGGATTATTGTTGTCATCACCATTGATGTAGGTATAAGATATACCTTATTATCTAACACATTTTAATTAAAGCATTAAACTCACTTTTCATCTTATATTAATCAGAATATCATTCTATATTAAGCACtaaatcttatatttattaatacttacaaataagtaagtaaaataatagacaataattcatttaatagaaaaatgaaataaatagaactcaattaaaaaatataaaagttttaactactcaataaattaaaacttaattaaaaatattttaatttaaatgaaacttcaaatttaattaaactacaaattttattatttcatgcaaccctttgatttctttttttaggAAAAGAAGATTTGAAGTACAAAACAAGTATGCAGGAGGAATTCACGATGAAAATGAATGTATGAAACAAATATAACACTATCAAAATATGAAttgttttatttactatttactgcctacataaaatcattttttttatcgtttAATCTATACTATAAAGAAGATGGTTGTGTTTATAtgtcttttcaattttatcatttagtaATCAcctttttaaattcaaatgattatttgtaatgaaattatttttatttaatctttttaataattttttttaattcaaataatcttttataacaaaaaatttttATGTAACAATTGAATTTATCTTGAATTCAAGAATTTATCTATATTGATAATTGAAAGCTGTTCGCATTCCTTATTGTTGTTATGGTTTGGATTCCTTCCTACCTCcaaaagta
Coding sequences:
- the LOC114167491 gene encoding transcription factor bHLH68-like isoform X1; this translates as MMAGNPNWWTTHPPSSFIPNQYLLGSSSIPFNSSTQNPDQPPHSLSQLLFTGLPGEEERVAFSHFQSKKLDEWNEHMLNPSPINPMVDVIKQEVSQSGSFFHQGHDQEFQVSGAPWSHMVPVSSSPRSSVVASFSSNNLLDFTYNKEDHRKNQLPPDHTSECNNNTTATAGVYKKTKSQPSSSQPPLKVRKEKLGDRITALHQLVSPFGKTDTASVLLEAIGYIRFLQGQIEALSSPYLGNGSKNMRNPQSQQVHGERNSVFPEDPGQLLNDNGLKRKGAPNQDGKDKAKDLRSRGLCLVPVSCTQHVGNENGADYWAPAYGSGF
- the LOC114167491 gene encoding transcription factor bHLH68-like isoform X2, whose protein sequence is MMAGNPNWWTTHPPSSFIPNQYLLGSSSIPFNSSTQNPDQPPHSLSQLLFTGLPGEEERVAFSHFQSKKLDEWNEHMLNPSPINPMVDVIKQEVSQSGSFFHQGHDQEFQVSGAPWSHMVPVSSSPRSSVVASFSSNNLLDFTYNKEDHRKNQLPPDHTSECNNNTTATAGVYKKTKSQPSSSQPPLKVRKEKLGDRITALHQLVSPFGKTDTASVLLEAIGYIRFLQGQIEALSSPYLGNGSKNMRNPQSVHGERNSVFPEDPGQLLNDNGLKRKGAPNQDGKDKAKDLRSRGLCLVPVSCTQHVGNENGADYWAPAYGSGF